The window TAAAGTCCTCGGCGTTTTTTGTCCGGGGGAAGTCCTCGGCACGTTTTGTCCGGGGATACCCACAGCCAGGCTTTGGTTTGCAGAAAAACCTAAAACCAGATCGGTTTTAGGGTATTGTCACTTAATAAAACAGTTTACCCTGTTTCAAAAAAAACAATCAAATGATTCAGATAACCGGATATTCCAATAATTATCCTCAACGAACTGCCCGGACATAGAGAGCGTCTTCAAAGTTGCTGATACTGCAACTACCACCACTGAAATGGGTAACCCAGCCAAGCCAGGAGTTTATCAGATCTGAAGTCCAGACCAATGACTGCTTTTTGTTGAATACTGGATTTATATATAAGTCACCATGCATTTTAGTGCTTTCCAGTAAGGACGCTGATTCATTCAGAGTCGGCAAACGCCAGTCACTATAACCAGCAAATTGTTCACGGTTTAAATTATTTAAATACCTCTTTGTCTGCTTATACTTCATCTTCTCGTCAGATCCTGATTGCTGCCACATTAAACCTGTAGCTTGATCAATGACCACTTCAGCACCATTCATTAATTTGCCTTCAAATTTATTATCAATGTAGTTACGAGGCTTATATCCATCAAGAAACTTCTGAGCCTCCTGGTATGTCAAATATAACTCCGCTTTATCTGGTAATGGGACTGGCTCAGCTTGAGGCTGGACAACCGCCGTTCCTGAATTTACTGCCTCCTGTTTCACTCTGTTACTTTCCTGCTGAACTTTGTGATCAGCCTCATTCAGAAATAGCCGTTTATCGAGTTGCCTTTTTTCTAATATTTTACTTGTGCACGCAATAATAAAGCATACAAATAAAACCGTTATTGAAATCTTAATAACCCTTCCCCTATCTTTAATCTTCTCAATTTCCAGATTGTCCGTTTCCTTTTCATCAGTCATGCTTCTTCCTCAATTTAAGAGATTATCATAATTTCAGTATCTGTTCAGTCCATAAACTTATACATGGATATATTGTGTGTGTCAATCCCGTTCAGCACCAGTCATGATAATTGCTCAACGAGTTGCCAGACATACTGTCTGGATGCACCATAGTTTACGATTGCTATCTCCAGGCTCCGCCCCTCGTAGAGCTTCAACGCACGCTTGATGCCCTCTGTGATCCAATCGGTTTTATTACCAAACGCTCCTCCGCCAAGCAGTGTAAGAAACAGACGATTGTTTCCAGAGAACAGATGAATGATTTGAATAAGCAACGGGCAAGGTGGAGCAATATGCTTACGTGACAGTATGCTTTGAGTCCTTAATTGTACCCTGTGTATACCGCTGCTGGCCGATTCGCAGCAGCTGCCGCAATTGATCAATTTCATGTTCGGATGATGTGCCAAGCCGCTTGGAAATCTTGCTGAGACCCTCACGGGATCCTAATGCGTAACCGTTTCTCATTTCCCAAAGTCTTTGCTCAGAATTGTCTAAGGCTGCTCCAATCTTCTCATCCCGGTACCATGCCCAGGCGTTACATCCGGGGTTCCCATTTCAAGCAGATTGAATTGGGAAGCCACCTGGAATAAACACCCGGCATTTGATTCATTGTCGTGTAAGTCTAAAGCATCTCCAACTACTTCTCTTACCGAAAGCCTTCCAATTGTGTGCCGGCTGCATTTCAAGGTTTTATTTTCAACCCGTACTCTTTTCCACTTAACCCTTCAAATTTTCGACCTCTTTCTATTTCATTCTGAATTTTTATTATATCTGCCGATGTTGTTATAGGAGAATGTTCGACGTCAAATTTTGCAACTATCTCCGAACAAGCCCGCTGCAAATCACTCTTCGTTACCATTATCAACCGATGATCCACCACTTTAGATAATAAGCGGTGATCTATTTCAAATTGAGCCAGGGCAGATAAGTTTACCGAATCCAGGCAGGTTTCATAATTACGGAGAATAGTTACTGACAGTATGACGCTGTCTAGTTTACGAGTTCCAATTAATGGTTCTATTGCTACAATACCTATATCCCAGTCAGGAATATAATCCCCCCAGTAACCGTGCAGAGAAGATGTAATATTCCTTGTCTGATATGAAGTTGAATTATCATACACATTAACATACCCTAAGCTCTTAAGTTCTCTTTTTATATAACTCTGAATTAAATATTGCAAGTCTCCATCAGCAGTAACTCTCATATCTATCTCTGTAGGCGGAATAGTTCCTGTCAACAATCCTGGCAATGTTTCGGCAAAGGATAGTCCACCAGACATTAGTATTATGATTGCCGCTATAATTCTTATAATTTGCATACGTTTCATTCTTATTATCTCCTTTGTTCTAATATTCATTTAATCTCTCTATACAGATTCTTACCCTTAATTGGCTCCTTGCCTCTATTATTCATAACCTTATATACTAAAGCCGGTTTGGTTTTAGATTTTTCTAAAAAACCAAATCCTGGTTGCTGGTATCCCCGGACAGAAAACGCCGAGGACTTTACCCGCTCCGTTATTTTCTCGGATTTTATCCGAAATCCAGTATAAGATGAGTCTAGTCCTGATAGTCAATGGTTGAACTTTCAGAGTCTCCATCTACAACAATTATAACTGTAGTTGTTTGTTGAGCATGTCAGGATGCTTACAGGAATGGTAAGGAAATACAGAGAGTAAAACTTTAAGCTGTGGAAAGAAATCATAATTTACAAAAGCACAGCCATCACCTGATGGCGTATATTTCTGTATGATAGACAATTTACCAGATCATGAAATTTTTGCTGTTACAACAAAGGGTTTCATTTTACAATAGACAGGAAAAGGAGTTGTCTGCATGCGGGATGATTCCTGCTCATTAATGTATTCAATATAGTATATCCCACGCACCGTTTGAGCACGGCAAAAGTTGATTTATAAACCGTGGTATCCCCACCATTACCTGACAATTCCGATTTTTCTTCTGGTGATGGTCAGGTGGCTCCGTTTTTAGACTTGAAATAGTCATAAGTATTTGCTATAAAAGCAATGACTAAATGCGGAAGGGGGGATTTGAACCCCCACCCCCTTTAACGGGGACTAGGCCCTCAACCTAGCGCGTCTGCCAATTCCGCCACTTCCGCTTGGTATAACGTGAAGTGTATTTTAACTTCATACAGAAAAAAGTCAACGTGTTTCTCTCCGGCAAAGGGAAGCAGGATAAATGGCAGGCAGGATAGCAGATTAAAGGAGAAAATCATGCTGGTTAATTTCAGTATTGTACCAATTGGTAAAGGAAGCAGTCTAAGTACCCAGATAGCCGAAGTTTTAAAGATTGTAGATGAAAGCGGTCTGAACTATAAACTTCATGCAATGGGTACTCTTTTAGAAGGTGAATGGGACAAGATATTTAAACTCATTGAAAAATGTCACAAAAGCTTATTGGGAAACTCAGACCGCGTATTAACGTCAATAACCATAGATGACCGTAAAGGCCAAATAAACAGGATCACTGGCAAGGTTGAATCTGTAGAAAGAAAATTATGCAAAAAATTAAAGAAAATATAAATTTGATTCCAAAAAAAGTTTTTTTCACAAAAGGTGTCGGCAGACATAAAGAAAAATTACAATCACTTGAACTTGCATTTCGAAAAGCAGGCATAGAGAAAAGCAACCTGGTCAGAGTCTCCAGCATCTTTCCTCCGAACTGCAAGATTGTATCAAAGGCCCAGGGAATCAGGCTCT is drawn from Candidatus Scalindua sp. and contains these coding sequences:
- a CDS encoding DUF1566 domain-containing protein, which translates into the protein MTDEKETDNLEIEKIKDRGRVIKISITVLFVCFIIACTSKILEKRQLDKRLFLNEADHKVQQESNRVKQEAVNSGTAVVQPQAEPVPLPDKAELYLTYQEAQKFLDGYKPRNYIDNKFEGKLMNGAEVVIDQATGLMWQQSGSDEKMKYKQTKRYLNNLNREQFAGYSDWRLPTLNESASLLESTKMHGDLYINPVFNKKQSLVWTSDLINSWLGWVTHFSGGSCSISNFEDALYVRAVR
- a CDS encoding MTH1187 family thiamine-binding protein, whose protein sequence is MLVNFSIVPIGKGSSLSTQIAEVLKIVDESGLNYKLHAMGTLLEGEWDKIFKLIEKCHKSLLGNSDRVLTSITIDDRKGQINRITGKVESVERKLCKKLKKI